The following are encoded together in the Janthinobacterium sp. Marseille genome:
- a CDS encoding TlpA disulfide reductase family protein — protein MQASPAAPKDTPKRTWLKLLAALVIVALAVVGYMSVSKKDAIPDVTFTNLQGKKITSQDLRGKVVMINFWATSCVTCVKEMPEMVDTYNKYKDSGLEFIAVAMAYDPPNYVLNFVETRKLPFTIALDTQGELAKSFGDIKLTPTTLVVDKDGHVIKRYVGEPDFAALHQLLEKALAA, from the coding sequence ATGCAAGCATCTCCTGCCGCACCCAAAGACACACCCAAACGTACCTGGCTCAAACTACTGGCCGCCCTCGTTATCGTGGCGCTCGCCGTAGTCGGCTATATGTCGGTGTCGAAGAAAGATGCGATTCCGGATGTCACCTTTACCAATCTGCAGGGCAAGAAAATTACCTCGCAGGATTTGCGTGGCAAGGTGGTGATGATCAATTTTTGGGCGACCTCTTGCGTGACCTGCGTCAAGGAAATGCCGGAAATGGTGGATACCTACAATAAGTACAAGGATAGCGGGCTGGAATTCATCGCGGTCGCAATGGCTTACGATCCGCCTAACTATGTGTTGAATTTCGTGGAAACACGCAAATTGCCGTTCACGATTGCGCTCGATACCCAAGGTGAACTGGCGAAGTCATTCGGTGACATCAAGCTGACACCAACCACACTGGTGGTCGATAAAGATGGACACGTCATCAAACGCTATGTCGGTGAACCCGATTTCGCCGCCTTGCACCAGTTGCTGGAAAAAGCACTGGCAGCTTAA
- a CDS encoding disulfide bond formation protein B, with the protein MKNSKPVLLAVAFVSLALLAVALYLQHVEGMLPCPLCVIQRYAFAAIAIICLIAVYLPRGAAKVATALAALSAIAGAGVAGWHIYIKANPTVSCGIDPLETSLNTIPTAKLLPFLFQADGLCTTEYAPILGLSLPQWALVWFAVIATYLIYTTVKKN; encoded by the coding sequence ATGAAAAACTCCAAACCCGTGTTGCTCGCCGTTGCCTTTGTGTCACTGGCCCTGTTGGCGGTCGCACTGTATCTGCAACATGTGGAAGGCATGCTGCCTTGCCCACTGTGCGTGATCCAGCGTTATGCCTTCGCCGCGATTGCCATCATCTGCCTGATCGCGGTCTACCTGCCACGTGGCGCGGCCAAGGTCGCCACCGCACTGGCAGCACTATCGGCGATAGCCGGAGCCGGTGTCGCCGGCTGGCACATCTATATCAAGGCCAATCCAACCGTATCCTGCGGCATCGACCCGCTGGAAACTTCACTGAACACGATACCGACGGCGAAGCTGCTGCCTTTCCTGTTCCAGGCCGATGGTTTGTGTACCACTGAATACGCACCGATACTCGGCTTGTCGCTGCCGCAATGGGCACTGGTCTGGTTCGCGGTCATCGCCACGTATCTGATCTATACCACCGTCAAGAAAAACTGA
- the hemA gene encoding glutamyl-tRNA reductase → MQLLAVGLNHTTAPVSLREKVAFPADQLGQAVASARSWYGRSDATTYTDEAAILSTCNRTELYAASNLPGGVNEAIDITAHFLADYHKLPYAELRPYLYALPQDNAVRHAFRVASGLDSMVLGEPQILGQMKDAVRQAEAAGGLGTYLHQMFQRTFAVAKEVRSTTEIGAHSVSMAAASVRLSQRIFDKISEQNVLFIGAGEMIELSATHFAAQNPKSVTIANRTLERGQTLAHRFNGKAIRLADLPDQLASYDIVISSTASSLPIIGLGMVERAIKARRHKPMFMVDLAVPRDIEAEIGRLDDVFLYTVDDLGSFVQTGVENRQAAVAQAEAIIETRVRSFMHWIDARAVVPVIQDLHESSETMRMIELERARKLLAKGEDIDAVLEALSKGLTAKFLHGPQQALNNAQGDERARLAALLPQLFRTKR, encoded by the coding sequence ATGCAACTCCTCGCCGTCGGCCTTAACCACACTACCGCGCCTGTCTCACTGCGCGAAAAGGTAGCCTTTCCCGCTGACCAGCTTGGTCAGGCGGTGGCTTCCGCACGTAGCTGGTATGGCCGCAGCGACGCGACCACTTATACCGACGAAGCGGCGATCCTGTCGACTTGCAATCGCACCGAGTTATACGCGGCCAGCAATTTGCCGGGCGGCGTGAACGAAGCAATCGATATCACCGCACACTTCCTTGCCGATTATCACAAACTGCCTTACGCGGAATTGCGCCCTTATCTGTACGCGCTGCCGCAAGACAATGCCGTGCGCCATGCCTTCCGTGTCGCGTCCGGACTGGACTCCATGGTCCTCGGTGAACCACAGATCCTCGGCCAGATGAAAGATGCAGTACGCCAGGCAGAAGCCGCCGGCGGACTCGGCACCTATTTGCACCAGATGTTCCAGCGCACCTTTGCAGTAGCGAAGGAAGTACGCAGCACTACCGAAATCGGCGCGCATAGCGTGTCGATGGCAGCCGCGTCCGTGCGTTTATCGCAGCGCATTTTCGACAAGATCTCGGAACAGAATGTATTGTTCATCGGCGCCGGTGAAATGATCGAACTCAGCGCGACCCATTTCGCAGCGCAAAATCCGAAGTCGGTCACCATCGCCAACCGCACGCTGGAACGCGGCCAAACCCTCGCACATCGCTTCAATGGCAAGGCCATTCGCCTGGCGGATTTGCCGGATCAATTGGCAAGCTATGACATCGTCATTTCTTCGACGGCATCATCCCTGCCCATCATCGGGCTCGGCATGGTGGAACGCGCGATCAAGGCACGTCGCCACAAACCGATGTTCATGGTCGACCTCGCCGTACCGCGCGATATAGAAGCCGAAATCGGTCGCCTCGACGACGTCTTCCTGTACACAGTGGATGACCTCGGCAGCTTTGTGCAGACAGGCGTCGAAAATCGCCAGGCGGCAGTCGCACAAGCCGAAGCCATCATAGAAACCCGCGTGCGCTCCTTCATGCACTGGATAGATGCGCGTGCCGTGGTACCGGTGATCCAGGATTTGCATGAATCCAGCGAAACGATGCGCATGATAGAACTGGAACGTGCGCGCAAGCTGCTGGCCAAGGGTGAAGATATCGATGCAGTGCTCGAAGCCCTGTCCAAAGGCTTGACCGCAAAATTCCTGCATGGCCCGCAACAGGCCCTGAATAACGCACAAGGCGACGAACGTGCGCGTCTTGCCGCATTGCTGCCACAGCTGTTCCGTACCAAGCGCTAG
- a CDS encoding phosphoheptose isomerase codes for MINQRILSHFHESAELKIQSASVLARPIEQAVELMFGALSNGNKILACGNGGSAADCQHFSAQLVGRFERERLPLPVMALTTDTSILTAIGNDYSYQEIFSKQVQAFGQSGDVLLALSTSGNSANVNAAIEAALERDMRVVALTGKGGGATAKLLTDADVHICVPHDRTARIQEVHLLTIHCLCDGIDVALFGGDEND; via the coding sequence ATGATTAATCAACGTATTCTTAGTCACTTCCATGAAAGTGCCGAGCTGAAAATCCAGTCCGCCTCGGTATTGGCGCGTCCAATTGAGCAGGCTGTGGAACTAATGTTCGGCGCCCTGTCTAATGGAAACAAGATTCTTGCTTGCGGCAATGGCGGATCGGCGGCAGATTGCCAGCATTTTTCAGCACAACTGGTGGGGCGCTTTGAACGTGAACGTTTGCCGCTGCCGGTGATGGCGCTGACTACCGACACCTCTATCCTGACAGCAATCGGCAACGATTACAGCTATCAGGAAATTTTCAGCAAGCAAGTCCAGGCATTTGGACAATCCGGCGATGTGTTGCTGGCATTGTCGACTTCCGGTAACTCAGCCAACGTTAACGCCGCGATTGAAGCCGCGCTGGAACGCGATATGCGCGTAGTGGCACTCACCGGCAAAGGCGGTGGCGCTACAGCCAAATTATTGACCGATGCGGACGTGCATATTTGCGTGCCGCATGACAGGACTGCACGGATACAGGAAGTACATTTATTAACGATACATTGTTTGTGCGACGGCATCGACGTTGCACTATTTGGAGGAGATGAGAATGACTGA
- the prfA gene encoding peptide chain release factor 1, whose amino-acid sequence MKPSMLAKLDQLTERLDELNVLLMQEDATSNMDNYRKMTREHAELGPLVALYGNYRQADSDIQDAQGMLSDPDMKEFAQEEIAAAKTRMEQLEIDLQKMLLPKDPNDDRNIFLEIRAGTGGDEAALFAGDLLRMYSRFAERNRWQIEMVSESASEVGGYKEVIVRIIGFGAYSKLKFESGGHRVQRVPATETQGRIHTSACTVAIMPEADEVEDVNINPADLRIDTYRASGAGGQHINKTDSAVRITHIPTGIVVECQDDRSQHKNKASALKVLAARIKDVQLREQQSKEAATRKSLIGSGDRSERIRTYNFPQGRMTDHRINLTLYKLDFIMDGDLTELTNALAAEHQAELLAALGDAN is encoded by the coding sequence ATGAAACCATCCATGCTCGCCAAGCTCGATCAATTGACCGAGAGACTGGACGAATTGAATGTGCTGCTGATGCAGGAAGACGCAACGTCCAATATGGACAACTATCGCAAGATGACGCGTGAACATGCCGAGCTGGGCCCGTTGGTTGCGCTATATGGTAACTACCGGCAAGCCGACAGCGATATCCAGGATGCGCAGGGCATGCTGTCCGATCCGGACATGAAGGAATTTGCACAGGAAGAAATTGCCGCCGCCAAAACGCGCATGGAACAGCTGGAAATCGACTTGCAGAAAATGCTGCTGCCGAAAGATCCGAATGACGACCGCAATATCTTCCTTGAAATCCGCGCCGGTACCGGTGGCGATGAAGCGGCACTGTTTGCCGGCGATCTCCTGCGCATGTACTCCCGCTTTGCCGAACGCAATCGCTGGCAGATAGAAATGGTGTCGGAGTCGGCATCCGAAGTCGGCGGCTACAAGGAAGTCATCGTGCGCATTATCGGTTTCGGTGCTTACTCGAAACTCAAATTTGAATCCGGCGGCCATCGTGTACAGCGCGTGCCGGCAACCGAAACGCAAGGGCGTATCCATACCTCGGCCTGTACCGTCGCCATCATGCCGGAAGCCGACGAAGTCGAAGACGTCAACATCAATCCGGCGGACTTGCGCATCGACACCTACCGCGCATCCGGCGCCGGCGGCCAGCACATCAATAAAACCGATTCCGCCGTCCGCATCACGCACATTCCGACCGGCATCGTGGTTGAATGCCAGGATGACCGCAGCCAGCACAAGAACAAGGCGTCAGCGCTAAAAGTACTGGCAGCACGCATCAAGGATGTACAGTTGCGCGAACAGCAATCGAAGGAAGCCGCCACGCGCAAATCGCTGATCGGTTCCGGCGACCGCAGCGAACGCATACGTACCTATAATTTCCCGCAAGGACGCATGACCGACCATCGCATCAACCTGACTTTGTATAAACTCGACTTCATCATGGACGGCGATCTGACCGAACTGACCAATGCGCTGGCGGCAGAACATCAGGCAGAATTGCTGGCGGCGCTCGGCGACGCAAATTGA
- a CDS encoding BON domain-containing protein, giving the protein MTDLKSFMHAAKRPLALALVGGALAISLQGCVGVMVGGVVAGTLAATDRRTLGAQTEDKSIAVKGEIAVPKVVGDAGHVNVTSFNRKVLLTGEVPSEAAKEAAAREVAKIEGVQSVVNELAVSGASGFGSRSNDTLITGKVKASIVDNRTLYANSIKVVTERGIVYLMGRVTEKEGDLAANIARGVSGVQKVVKVFEYISDDEYRMLTTTPESQQK; this is encoded by the coding sequence ATGACTGATTTGAAAAGTTTTATGCATGCTGCAAAGCGTCCGTTGGCGCTGGCCCTGGTCGGTGGTGCACTGGCCATCAGCTTGCAGGGTTGCGTCGGCGTGATGGTCGGTGGTGTCGTGGCCGGTACGCTGGCAGCGACTGATCGCCGTACTCTCGGTGCGCAGACGGAAGATAAATCAATTGCCGTCAAAGGTGAAATCGCAGTACCGAAAGTGGTCGGCGATGCAGGTCATGTCAACGTGACCAGCTTTAACCGCAAAGTCTTGCTGACCGGCGAAGTACCGAGTGAAGCAGCGAAAGAAGCTGCGGCGCGTGAAGTGGCAAAAATTGAAGGCGTGCAATCGGTTGTCAACGAATTGGCGGTGTCGGGTGCGTCCGGTTTCGGTTCGCGTTCCAACGATACCTTGATCACTGGCAAGGTAAAAGCGTCGATCGTCGATAACCGTACCTTGTATGCGAACTCGATCAAGGTCGTGACAGAACGCGGTATCGTCTACCTGATGGGACGTGTCACGGAAAAAGAAGGCGACCTGGCGGCGAATATCGCACGTGGTGTGAGCGGTGTGCAAAAAGTTGTGAAAGTATTCGAATACATCAGCGATGATGAATATCGTATGCTGACGACGACACCGGAGTCGCAACAGAAGTAA
- a CDS encoding LemA family protein gives MTPVLVILAIVAIVVFWGVGVYNRIIALRNYFENAFSQIDVQLKRRYDLIPNLVETAKAYMAHERETLEAVIAARNHAVDANKKVGGHPADAAAFKNMMVADSALDATLGKFFALSEAYPDLKANHTMMQLSEELSSTENRIAFARQAYNDSVMSYNVAVEQFPGSVIANSFGFKTAELLESTETPEERKAIKVSF, from the coding sequence ATGACACCAGTGCTCGTTATCCTGGCTATTGTTGCTATCGTCGTATTCTGGGGCGTCGGTGTTTACAACCGTATCATCGCCTTGCGCAATTACTTTGAGAATGCATTTTCTCAAATCGATGTGCAACTCAAGCGTCGTTATGATTTGATTCCGAATCTGGTGGAAACCGCCAAAGCCTATATGGCGCATGAGCGGGAAACGCTGGAAGCGGTGATTGCAGCGCGTAACCATGCAGTTGATGCCAATAAAAAAGTCGGTGGCCATCCGGCCGATGCCGCCGCATTCAAAAACATGATGGTGGCGGATAGTGCGCTGGATGCAACGCTGGGCAAGTTCTTCGCGCTATCGGAGGCCTATCCTGATTTGAAGGCTAATCACACCATGATGCAGTTGAGCGAAGAGCTCAGCAGCACCGAAAATCGGATCGCCTTTGCACGTCAGGCTTATAACGATAGCGTGATGTCATACAACGTCGCCGTCGAACAATTCCCCGGTTCGGTGATTGCCAATTCCTTCGGCTTCAAGACGGCAGAATTGCTGGAGTCGACCGAGACGCCGGAAGAACGTAAAGCCATCAAGGTGTCCTTCTGA
- the prmC gene encoding peptide chain release factor N(5)-glutamine methyltransferase, translating into MDAGIPAGTTVAAVMQRAPVAQLEARILLGYVTRLSRVQLITQAERALTAEEAQQLSQLFARRLAGEPIAYLTGEREFFGLSFDVSPAVLIPRPDTELLVELALHYLPPQGRVLDMGTGSGAIAVAIAHARPDAFVTALDVSAEALAIAEGNARKNQVQVNFLRSDWFSAVKEQRFDLIVSNPPYIVAGDPHLSEGDLRFEPVDALTDHANGLSDLQTITRDAARYLAPAAWLLMEHGYDQAAAVRDVLATHGFTEVQSWRDLAGIERVSGGKYTAV; encoded by the coding sequence ATGGATGCAGGCATCCCGGCCGGCACCACCGTCGCTGCCGTGATGCAGCGCGCGCCAGTTGCGCAACTGGAAGCGCGCATCCTGCTCGGCTATGTGACCCGTCTCTCACGCGTGCAATTGATCACGCAAGCTGAACGCGCACTGACGGCGGAAGAAGCGCAGCAACTGTCACAACTGTTTGCCCGCCGCCTGGCCGGTGAACCAATTGCCTACCTGACCGGCGAGCGTGAATTCTTTGGTTTGTCTTTTGATGTCAGCCCGGCAGTCCTGATTCCGCGTCCCGATACCGAATTGCTGGTGGAACTGGCACTGCATTACCTGCCGCCACAAGGCCGGGTACTGGACATGGGCACCGGCTCCGGCGCGATTGCGGTCGCGATTGCCCACGCACGGCCGGACGCATTCGTCACTGCACTGGATGTCAGCGCGGAAGCCTTGGCGATTGCAGAGGGCAATGCGCGGAAGAACCAGGTGCAGGTGAATTTCCTGCGCAGCGACTGGTTCAGCGCGGTGAAGGAACAGCGCTTTGATTTGATCGTATCGAATCCACCCTATATCGTCGCCGGCGATCCGCATTTGTCGGAAGGCGACCTGCGCTTTGAACCGGTTGATGCCCTGACGGATCATGCAAATGGCTTGTCCGACCTGCAAACCATCACACGCGATGCTGCGCGGTATCTGGCGCCCGCAGCATGGTTATTGATGGAACATGGGTACGACCAGGCGGCGGCAGTACGTGATGTACTCGCTACGCATGGTTTTACCGAAGTGCAAAGCTGGCGCGATCTGGCCGGGATAGAAAGAGTCAGCGGCGGTAAATACACCGCTGTTTGA
- a CDS encoding YraN family protein, protein MRLPAFLRPRTAKQLAGQAGEDQALIYLQQQGLQLLERNFRCKGGEIDLLMQDGKALVFVEVRMRSEKKFGGAAASIGTAKQKRLIIAAQIYLQRYSMPPPCRFDVIAFDDKEMTWLKNAIEA, encoded by the coding sequence ATGCGGCTGCCAGCCTTCCTGCGCCCGCGTACGGCAAAACAACTGGCCGGACAAGCCGGCGAAGACCAGGCGCTGATTTACCTGCAGCAGCAGGGTTTGCAACTGCTGGAGCGGAATTTCCGCTGCAAGGGCGGTGAAATCGACCTGCTTATGCAGGATGGCAAAGCCCTGGTATTTGTCGAAGTCAGGATGCGCAGCGAGAAAAAATTCGGCGGTGCTGCTGCCAGCATCGGTACCGCGAAACAAAAACGCCTGATCATTGCCGCGCAGATTTATCTGCAACGCTACAGCATGCCGCCACCGTGTCGCTTCGATGTCATTGCTTTTGATGACAAGGAAATGACATGGCTGAAAAATGCAATTGAAGCCTGA
- a CDS encoding BCCT family transporter has protein sequence MQLIFPVGLILIVVLWGIFSPESLGTISHVAMHAITKNFGWLYLWVVLGLVLFSAFLAFSRYGNLKLGKDDDEPEFSLPAWFAMLFAAGMGIGLVFWGVAEPLSHFTQGPPGTIARTPEAANMAMRYSFFHWGIHPWAVYSIVALAIAFFQYRRQGVALISESTKSLPWRPVQRMSGLFNGLAVIATAFGVATSLGMGAMQINGGLAAVFHVEINKYVQVGIIVLATALFITSAVSGVAKGVKWLSSINMLVAALLTLMVFVLGPTVVIIDTFTNTLGSYISELVRMSLRMMPFRDSEWVGEWTVFYWAWWLSWSPFVGLFIARVSHGRTIREFIVGTVIAPSIAAFIWFSVFGGTALHMEIWQNVPIAAAAKADLSMALFTMLDALPFGLIMSVVATLLVLVFFVTSGDSAILVLGMMSTGGDSNPSARIKITWGVLIAGIATSLLLAGGIDALQTATIVFALPFTLVVALMAISLWRAVREDWKEEQRIEKELRQRMRQLVSK, from the coding sequence ATGCAACTGATTTTTCCTGTCGGATTGATCTTGATCGTGGTCCTGTGGGGAATATTTTCCCCTGAGTCATTGGGCACGATCTCCCATGTCGCGATGCATGCGATTACCAAAAATTTCGGCTGGCTCTACCTGTGGGTGGTATTGGGCCTGGTCCTGTTTTCCGCTTTTCTCGCCTTCAGTCGCTACGGCAATTTGAAGCTGGGCAAGGACGACGATGAACCGGAGTTTTCACTGCCGGCCTGGTTTGCGATGCTGTTTGCCGCCGGCATGGGCATAGGCCTGGTGTTCTGGGGCGTTGCGGAGCCTTTGTCACATTTCACGCAAGGTCCGCCGGGCACGATTGCGCGCACGCCGGAAGCCGCCAATATGGCGATGCGTTACAGCTTCTTCCATTGGGGTATCCATCCATGGGCGGTCTACAGCATCGTGGCACTGGCGATTGCCTTCTTCCAGTATCGGCGCCAGGGTGTGGCCTTGATCAGCGAATCGACCAAATCCCTGCCGTGGCGTCCGGTGCAGCGCATGTCCGGCCTGTTTAACGGGCTGGCCGTAATCGCTACCGCTTTTGGTGTTGCCACATCGTTGGGGATGGGGGCGATGCAGATCAATGGCGGCCTGGCTGCCGTGTTCCATGTTGAGATCAATAAGTATGTGCAGGTCGGCATCATCGTATTGGCGACTGCCTTGTTCATTACTTCTGCCGTCAGCGGTGTGGCCAAAGGCGTCAAATGGCTGTCATCGATCAATATGCTGGTGGCGGCCCTGCTGACGCTGATGGTGTTCGTGCTTGGCCCGACCGTAGTCATCATCGATACCTTTACGAATACGCTGGGTAGCTATATCAGTGAGCTGGTGCGCATGAGTTTGCGCATGATGCCTTTCCGCGATAGCGAATGGGTCGGTGAGTGGACCGTGTTTTACTGGGCCTGGTGGTTGTCATGGTCGCCTTTTGTCGGGCTTTTTATTGCCCGCGTTTCGCACGGCAGGACCATCCGTGAATTTATTGTCGGTACCGTCATCGCGCCTTCGATTGCCGCTTTCATCTGGTTCTCAGTGTTTGGCGGTACAGCCCTGCATATGGAAATCTGGCAAAACGTGCCGATAGCCGCAGCGGCCAAGGCAGACTTGTCGATGGCCTTGTTTACGATGCTGGATGCGCTGCCCTTTGGTTTGATCATGTCGGTGGTTGCGACCCTGCTGGTGCTGGTGTTTTTTGTCACCTCCGGCGATTCGGCGATCCTGGTGCTGGGCATGATGAGTACCGGCGGTGACAGCAATCCATCGGCACGCATCAAGATCACCTGGGGCGTCCTGATTGCGGGGATTGCCACCAGCCTGCTGCTGGCCGGCGGCATCGATGCCTTGCAGACGGCGACTATTGTCTTTGCCTTGCCGTTCACGCTGGTGGTCGCCCTGATGGCGATTTCCTTGTGGCGCGCAGTACGTGAAGACTGGAAAGAAGAACAACGGATTGAGAAGGAACTACGGCAGCGCATGCGCCAGCTGGTTTCCAAGTAA
- a CDS encoding M48 family metallopeptidase — protein sequence MNFFEQQDHARRQTRILVLLFAFAVIAIVLAVNLVMAVLWILLQGQTWAGPHHYPQGFFFTNTCITVFLICGGTMIEIFNLRDGGDAVARMVGGRQVSLSTIDLQERRLLNIVEEMAVASGIACPRVYLLAKEESINAFAAGYNPNEAVVVLTQGALTRLTRDELQGVIAHEFSHILNGDMRLNLKLLGVTFGIEMVGDFGRQAMEFAWYSSDDIEANFKLTVFRIIAFIFGIAFFVIGYIGLFFGRVIKFAVSRQREYLADASAIQFTRNADGLGNALRKIAVLSDKGFSGAYIGHRNAEQLSHLFVSAVRPHLMAGFFATHPPLQERLRRIYGREVEIPDEIRLSADEARTFALPAEALPGIAYVASPLANIGVDLRAATDAIAVTAAQAYGNGTLAQIRLCPEIDRAVHDPATAPLLLYALLLDPAQDKSPQQQCLAEHLPQQAAQVVQLATALARLPANARLPLLDLMMPALRHLPVSERTATLAQFERMVASDRRVSLNEFVLQTVLVRRLAARANRAVQIKYFVAMELRQECCLLFSLVAHIAAPLHKQSAQSLFMRAAASSPALSLSEKDLLDISALSYGKVKIALDKANQLAPLANPALIKSMLAIAGDPTPLPLPLADLLRAMCAALEAPMPPAVAAVYTASGWPAASLS from the coding sequence ATGAATTTCTTCGAGCAACAGGATCACGCCAGGCGGCAGACCAGGATATTGGTGCTGCTGTTTGCCTTTGCCGTCATTGCCATTGTGCTGGCAGTGAATCTGGTCATGGCGGTATTGTGGATCCTGCTGCAAGGGCAGACCTGGGCCGGGCCACATCATTATCCGCAGGGCTTCTTCTTCACCAATACCTGCATTACCGTCTTCCTGATTTGTGGCGGGACCATGATTGAGATCTTCAATCTACGCGATGGCGGTGATGCCGTTGCGCGAATGGTGGGCGGGCGCCAGGTTTCCCTGAGCACGATAGACCTGCAGGAGCGACGCCTGCTCAATATCGTGGAAGAAATGGCAGTTGCATCCGGTATCGCCTGCCCCCGGGTTTACCTGTTGGCAAAGGAAGAATCGATCAATGCATTTGCCGCCGGCTACAACCCGAATGAGGCGGTAGTCGTGCTGACACAGGGGGCACTGACACGGCTTACGCGTGACGAACTGCAAGGTGTGATCGCGCACGAATTCAGTCATATCCTGAATGGTGATATGCGCTTGAACCTGAAGTTGCTCGGTGTGACATTCGGCATTGAAATGGTGGGTGATTTCGGGCGACAGGCGATGGAGTTTGCCTGGTACAGCTCGGATGATATTGAGGCGAATTTCAAACTGACGGTGTTTCGTATCATCGCGTTTATCTTTGGTATTGCCTTCTTTGTGATCGGTTATATCGGCCTCTTCTTCGGCCGCGTGATCAAATTCGCCGTGTCACGCCAGCGCGAATATCTGGCGGATGCCAGTGCCATTCAATTCACCCGAAATGCGGATGGCCTCGGCAATGCCTTGCGCAAGATTGCAGTCCTCAGCGACAAAGGTTTTTCCGGTGCCTATATCGGGCACCGCAACGCAGAGCAGCTATCGCATCTCTTCGTCAGTGCGGTCAGGCCGCACTTGATGGCAGGTTTCTTTGCCACACATCCGCCCTTGCAGGAACGCTTGCGCCGCATTTATGGGCGCGAGGTGGAGATACCGGACGAAATAAGGTTATCGGCAGACGAGGCACGCACCTTTGCGCTGCCGGCTGAGGCCTTACCCGGGATTGCCTATGTTGCCAGTCCCCTGGCAAATATCGGTGTCGATCTGCGTGCCGCCACAGATGCGATTGCCGTGACGGCGGCGCAAGCATACGGTAACGGTACGCTCGCGCAAATCAGGCTTTGTCCCGAAATAGATCGCGCAGTACATGACCCGGCCACCGCGCCCTTGCTCTTGTATGCCTTGTTGCTGGATCCGGCGCAGGATAAGAGTCCGCAGCAACAATGCCTGGCCGAACACCTGCCGCAACAGGCCGCCCAGGTCGTGCAACTTGCAACAGCGCTTGCCCGCTTGCCTGCGAATGCACGCCTGCCCTTGCTGGACTTGATGATGCCCGCGTTGCGCCATTTGCCGGTCAGCGAACGGACAGCAACGCTGGCGCAGTTTGAGCGCATGGTGGCAAGTGACCGGCGTGTCAGCCTGAACGAGTTCGTGTTGCAGACGGTATTGGTGCGCCGGCTGGCAGCACGGGCCAATCGGGCGGTACAGATTAAATATTTTGTCGCGATGGAATTGAGGCAGGAGTGCTGCTTATTGTTTTCACTGGTGGCGCATATTGCCGCACCTTTGCACAAGCAATCCGCGCAGTCATTGTTTATGCGTGCAGCAGCATCTTCGCCTGCGCTTTCCTTATCTGAAAAGGATCTGCTCGATATTTCTGCATTGAGCTATGGCAAAGTGAAAATCGCACTGGACAAGGCGAATCAGCTGGCTCCGCTGGCGAATCCGGCATTGATTAAATCCATGCTGGCGATTGCCGGTGATCCGACGCCCTTGCCTTTGCCACTCGCGGATCTCTTGCGGGCCATGTGTGCGGCGCTGGAAGCACCGATGCCGCCGGCAGTTGCTGCGGTGTATACGGCTTCCGGCTGGCCGGCTGCATCCTTGTCCTAA